One region of Baekduia soli genomic DNA includes:
- a CDS encoding NADPH:quinone oxidoreductase family protein — translation MRALQITELTGPDTALKLVDVPEPEASHPLTPGEGVVVDVHAAGVSFPEVLQTRGMYQIKPDLPFIPGSEVGGIVRSAPKGAAVAPGDRVAAFCMLGGFAEVVVAPSWLTFKVPDTLDFGQAAALVLNYHTAYFSLKTRGRLVAGETVLVHGAAGGVGTATLQIAKGLGARTIAVVSSDEKEAIAREAGADEVVRSDGAWKDEAKAWSDGGVDMVIDPVGGDRFTDSIRSLREGGRVVVVGFTAGSIPEVKVNRLLLTNTEVVGAGWGAYAMGKPELNLEIGAALDDLMASGAVRPIIGARFGMDRAADALNLLDGRGALGKIVLEVR, via the coding sequence ATGCGCGCACTCCAGATCACCGAGCTCACCGGCCCCGACACCGCCCTGAAGCTCGTCGACGTCCCCGAGCCGGAGGCGTCGCATCCGCTGACCCCGGGCGAGGGCGTCGTCGTCGACGTCCATGCCGCCGGCGTGTCGTTCCCCGAGGTCCTCCAGACCCGCGGGATGTACCAGATCAAGCCCGACCTGCCGTTCATCCCGGGCAGCGAGGTCGGCGGGATCGTGCGCAGCGCGCCGAAGGGTGCCGCCGTCGCGCCGGGCGACCGCGTCGCGGCCTTCTGCATGCTCGGCGGCTTCGCCGAGGTCGTCGTCGCCCCGTCCTGGCTGACGTTCAAGGTGCCCGACACGCTGGACTTCGGGCAGGCCGCCGCGCTGGTGCTCAACTACCACACGGCCTACTTCTCGCTGAAGACCCGCGGCCGCCTCGTCGCCGGCGAGACCGTCCTCGTCCACGGTGCCGCGGGCGGCGTCGGCACCGCCACGCTGCAGATCGCCAAGGGCCTGGGCGCCCGCACGATCGCCGTCGTCTCCAGCGACGAGAAGGAGGCCATCGCGCGTGAGGCCGGCGCCGACGAGGTCGTCCGCTCCGACGGCGCCTGGAAGGACGAGGCCAAGGCGTGGTCGGACGGCGGCGTCGACATGGTCATCGACCCCGTCGGCGGCGACCGCTTCACCGACTCGATCCGCTCGCTGCGCGAGGGCGGCCGCGTCGTGGTCGTCGGCTTCACCGCCGGGTCGATTCCCGAGGTCAAGGTCAACCGCCTGCTGCTGACCAACACCGAGGTCGTCGGCGCGGGCTGGGGCGCCTACGCGATGGGCAAGCCCGAGCTCAACCTCGAGATCGGCGCCGCGCTGGACGATCTCATGGCCTCGGGCGCGGTGCGCCCGATCATCGGCGCCCGCTTCGGCATGGACCGCGCGGCCGACGCGCTGAACCTGCTCGATGGTCGCGGAGCCCTGGGCAAGATCGTCCTCGAGGTGCGCTGA